CAGCCTGCTGAACTACCTGCTCCACCAGCAGCTGCGCCTGACCAGCGTCATCTCAAGCCTGCGGCGTATGCTGCTTAACTGGCCGGATGCGCCGGCCAATATCTGGTCGGTGCTGGATAGCCTGCTGCGTGAGCTGGCGAAGCCGGACGCCGACAAATACTCTGTCGCCCGGCTCCTGCAGCAGCTTGCCCCTACATCTCAGGATGATTACCGTCATCAGGCATTCTGGCATCGACTTCGCTATTTTTGCTGGCTGTACCTCAACAGCAGCCGCTGGCTGAAAGAGCTGGAAAACGCCACGCCGGTGTCGGTCATTACGCCGCCGCAGGCTCCGCCGCTTGCACGCCACACAGACAGCGCCGAGGCGCTCTGGAGCGCACTTCGCACCTTTGCCACCATCACGCTTACCGGCGCATGGTGCATCGGCACCCAGTGGGAGTCGGGCGGCGGCGCGCTATCGCTGGCCGCCATCAGCTGCGTGCTCTACTCCTCGGTGGCTTCACCGCTTGGCTCGGTGACGCTGCTGATGCGCACCCTGCTGTGGCTGTCGGTGTTCAGTTTCCTGGTGAAATTTGGCCTGATGATCCAGGTGACCCAGCTGTGGCAGTTCCTGCTTTTCCTGCTGCCGCTGCTGCTCACCATGCAGCTCATGAAGCTCCAGCAGGCGAAACGCGCCGCACTTTGGGGGCAGCTCATCGTATTTATGGGATCGTTTCTGGCGGTCAGTAACCCGCCGGTTTACGACTTCGCCGGCTTTATCAATGACAACCTGGCCAAGGTTCTCGGCGTCGGCATTTCATGGCTGGCCTTTTCGGTGCTGCGGCCCAGCTCGGACACTCGCCGAAGCCGTCGACATATCCGGGCGCTGCGGCGAGGGTTTATCGACCAGCTAAGCCGCAAGCCCCAGCACAGCGAAAGCCAGTTTGAGTCGCTGGTGTACCATCACATCAGCCAGCTTAGCAACAGTAAGGAAGAAGCGGCCCGCCGCTGGCTGCTGCGCTGGGGCGTGGTCTTGCTCAACTGTTCGCACGTCGTCTGGCAGCTGCGCGGCTGGGAGACGCGGTCGGACCCGCTGTCGATAGTCAGGGATGTTTGTCTTCATACCCTGCGCGACGTCATGAGCGAGCGCGGCGTCCTGCAAAGGCCGCTGGCAGAATCACTGAAGGAGCTGCAAAGAATTTGTGACACGCTGGCGCATCATCACGATCCCGCTGCCCGGGAGCTGGCTGGCATTATCTGGCGGCTTTATTGCTCGCTCTCGCAGCTGGAGCAGGCACCGCCTGCCGGAACGCTGGCAGACGGTCAGTAACGATTAAGGCACGTCGTAGCCGAGCGCGGCCTTACGGATGCGGAACCACTGCTGGCGTGTCATCTCCAGGGACAGGGAGTGAATAGCAGAGCGCACGCGCTCGATCTTACCGGAGCCGATAATCGGCAGCGGCGAAGAGGGCAAGCGCATAACCCAGGCGTAAACCACCTGTTCGATGGTGTCGGCCCCAAGCTCCTCCGCCACCTTCTGCAGTTCAGCGCGCAGCGGCTGGAATTCGTCGTCATTAAACAGACGCCCGCCGCCGAGGCAGGACCAGGCCATGGGGCGAATACGCAGCTGCTGGAGCTGATCCAGCGTGCCGTCAAGCAGCAGCGGCTGGTGCACCGGGGAAAGTTCAACCTGGTTTGTTGCCAGAGTAAACGGCAGACGAGACTGCAGCAGCGAGAACTGTGCCGGGGTAAAGTTAGAGACGCCGAAATGGCGAACCTTGCCGCTGTGATGCAGCGCGGTGAAGGCCTCAGCGACCTCATCGGCATCCATCAGCGGATCCGGACGGTGGATCAGCAGCAGGTCCAGATAATCGGTGGAGAGTTTTTTTAGCGAGCTTTCTGCGCTGCTGATGATGTAGTCGCGGTCGGTAATGTAGTGGCCAAGGGCATTTTCTGGCTTAGCGGTAGTGGCGATGCCGCACTTCGTGACAATCTCCATTTTGCTGCGCAGGTGCGGTACCAGACGCATGGCCTCGCCAAAGGCGGCTTCGCACGCATAACCGCCATAAATATCCGCGTGATCCGCCGTGGTAATGCCCAACTCAACGTGCTCCTCAATAAAGCTCGCCAGCTCGCGCGGGGACATATTCCATTCCATCAACCGCCAGTAGCCCATCACCAGGCGTGAAAATTCCGGTCCCTGTGGGGCAATCGTAATGCGCTGTACCATAAAAATATAACCTCAGATAAGGAGAAATACTGCCCCGAGTATAACGGCCCTGAATGATTAAAACAGTGAGGGCTGCTCCGGTTCTTCAGGTGAATTTGGCTTATTTGCTCGTAACTTGCGCAACAGGCGCTGGCGACAAAGGCGGAGTACATCCTGCTTTTGCGCGTCGCTCATTTGCTGCCACTGGAAACGCTCATCACGACTGCGCATACAGCCACGACAAAATCCGCGCTCATCCGACTGGCAGATACCGCGGCAGGGACTTTGAATGGGGAAGAACTCCAGCTGCTCTGACACTAACCCACCTCATTAACGACTTTGCCTCAATTGAAGCCTGACTCCGGCCGGGATGCAAGCGGGACGGCTAAAAAATCACCGCCCGGCGAAAAGCGTTTGAAAATTAAGGTTCAGCTAATCTTCTCTCTCTACGCTAGCGGATATTCTGTTTTGTATTCATGGCTACTATGAATTTTCTGAAAAAGTTACAGTGTAACGATGCACAATATAACCTCTGCTGCGCCTTTTTCTTCACGTTGATCAATGCTCTGTTTATTCATCGCAGCTGGAAGCTGATTGCCCCGGCCTCGCTCCATAGCTGGCTGTTTGCCGCTTCGGTGCCGGTGGTGCTGTTCTGCGCCTGGCTGACCATTTTCAGCGTGGTTAACCTGCCCTGGCTTCGCAAACCCGCGCTGGTGCTGCTGGTGATCGGCTGCGCGGCCAGCAACTATTTTATGTTCACCTACGGGGCCGTCATCGATAAGAATATGATGGTCAACGTGTTTGAAACGAATTCTCAGGAGGCTGCCGCGCTGGTCACGCCGCAGCTGGTAAGCTGGCTGGCGCTGGCGGGGATCGTCCCCGCCCTTCTGCTGGTGCTGGTGAAAGTGCAGCCCGCGCGCTGGTGGCATACCGTTCTTACTCGCCTGGTCAGCATCCTCGCCGGGCTGCTGGTTATCATCCTCATCGCCGCGCTGTTTTATAAAGATTACGCCTCGCTGTTCCGCAACAATAAAGGCGTGGTCAAGATGGTCACGCCCGCAAACTACATCAGCGCCCTCAGTCGCTATAGCAAAGAACGCTGGTTTGCCGGCGACCAGATGCTGATTAAAATTGGCGAAGATGCGCAAAAAGGCGCGGTGATTCGGCAGCAGCCGAAGAAAACGCTGGTGGTGCTGGTAGTCGGTGAGGCCTCAAGAGCCGAAAACTACTCGTTGGGCGGCTACGGCCGCGAAACCAATCCGCAGCTCAAAAAACAGGGGGTAATTTACTTCCATAACGCCTCATCCTGCGGAACGGAAACGGCGGTTTCTGTCCCCTGCATGTTCTCCGACATGCCGCGTAAATCCTACGATGCCGATCTCGCCCGTCACCAGGAAGGGCTGCTTGATGTACTGGCCCATGCCGGGGTTAACGTGCTGTGGCGGGATAATGACGGTGGCTGTAAGGGCGCCTGCGACCGGGTACCGCATACGGATATGACGCAGTGGAAGCTGGACGTTTACTGTAAAGACGGCGCCTGTATTGACGATGTGTTGCTTCATCGACTGGACAACGTGATGGAGGGGTTACGGCAGGACACGGTTATCGTGCTGCACCTGATGGGCAGCCACGGCCCGGCTTACTATCAGCGATACCCGGATACGTTCCGCCGCTTTACGCCAACCTGCGACAGCAACCAGATCCAGGACTGCAGCCGCGAGGCGCTGGTTAACACCTACGACAATACCCTTCTGCATACGGACGATGTACTCAGCCGAACAATTGACAAACTAAAACAGCATCAGGACAAACTTAACACCGCCCTGATCTATCTGGCCGACCATGGCGAATCGCTCGGTGAAAGCGGGATCTACCTGCACGGCACGCCCTATATGCTCGCGCCTTCGCAGCAAACGCATATTCCGCTGCTGTTCTGGCTGTCACAGGATTACCGACAAAACTTTGCCCTGGACAGTGATTGTCTGGCGCACAAAGCCGCAAGTGACCCTGTATCGCAGGACAACCTTTTCTCGACGCTGCTGGGCATGATGAACATCCGCAGCCAGGTGTATCAGCGAGATATGGATATCCTTGCCAACTGCCGCAAAGAGTAATCAGATGGCGGTCACAAAAAAAGGGGCCGCCCCCTTGCATTAGACCGACTGGTCTACTACATTGAGCGCATGAATCGACATCCTGAACATGACACTCGCGAACACCTTCTCGCCACCGGCGAGCGGCTGTGCCTTGCCCGGGGCTTTACCGGCATGGGGCTGAGCGAACTGTTACGTACCGCAGAAGTGCCTAAGGGCTCTTTCTACCACTACTTCCGCTCCAAAGAGGCGTTTGGCGTGGCCATGCTTGAGCGCTATTACCAGGCCTCCAATCTGCGCGTGGTGGATCACTTTTCGCACGGTGAAGGCAATTTTCGCCAACGACTGCTGAAGTGGTATCAGGATATGCTGAGCTACTTCTGTCAGAGCGGAAATTTGAGCAACTGCCTGATAGTAAAGCTTTCAGCAGAAGTTTGTGACCTTTCTGAAGATATGCGCGGCGCGCTGAATCACGGCGGGACACAGCTCGTCGCCCTGTTAGCGGATGTGCTGGAGAAAGGCCGCAGTGAAAAAAGCCTGCATTTTGATGGCGAAGCGCTCGACCAGGCGATGGTGCTCTACTCGCTGTGGCTGGGTGCCAGCCTGCAGGCAAAGATTTCCCGCAGCGCTTTGCCGCTCGAAAGCGCGCTAGCGCACGTCCGTACCCTAATGGCAGAACCTGTCGCCTGACAGGTTTTTTATTTACTGATTTACTAGACGACCGGTCTACTTGAGGAAACACCATGTCAGCAGATAAACTGTTTACGCCACTCAAAGTTGGCGCGATTACCGTACCAAATCGTATTTTTATGGCGCCGTTGACGCGTCTGCGCAGCATTGAACCGGGCGATATCCCAACGCCATTGATGGGTGAATATTATCGTCAGCGCGCCAGCGCCGGCCTGATCATCAGCGAAGCAACTCAGATCTCCGCCCAGGCCAAAGGTTATGCAGGCGCACCCGGCCTGCATAGCGAAGAGCAAATCGCCGCGTGGAAAAAAATCACCGCGGGCGTTCACGCGGAACAGGGCCATATGGCCGTTCAGCTGTGGCACACCGGCCGTATCTCCCACTTCACGATTCAGCCAGGCCAGCAGGCTCCTGTCGCGCCTTCCGCGCTGAGCGCCGGAACTCGTACCTCGCTGCGTGATGAGAACGGTAACGCCGTTCGCGAAGATACCTCCATGCCGCGTGCGCTGGAGCTCAGCGAAATCCCGGGCATCGTGGACGACTTCCGTAAAGCGATTGGTAATGCTCGCGACGCAGGCTTTGACCTGGTTGAGCTGCATTCTGCCCACGGCTATCTGCTGCATCAGTTCCTGTCACCTTCCTCTAACCACCGTACCGACGAATACGGCGGCAGCCGTGAAAACCGTGCCCGTCTGGTGCTTGAAGTGGTTGATGCCGGGATCAAAGAGTGGGGTGCCGATCGCATCGGGATCCGCGTTTCGCCGATTGGCTCGTTCCAGAACGTGGACAACGGCCCGAACGAAGAATCTGATGCGCTCTACCTGATTGAAGAGCTGGGTAAACGCGGCATTGCCTATCTGCACATGTCCGAGCCGGACTGGGCCGGTGGCGAACCCTATACCGAAGCATTCCGCGAAAAAGTTCGCGAGCGCTTCAGCGGCGTTATCATCGGCGCCGGGGCTTATACCCCGGAGAAGGCGGAAGATCTGATCGGTAAAGGGCTGATTGACGCGGTGGCGTTCGGCCGCTCGTTCATCTCCAACCCGGATCTGGTTGCCCGGCTGCATAAAAACGCAGAGCTGAACCCGCAGCGCCCTGAGACCTTCTACGGCGGCGGCGCGGAAGGATATACCGACTACCCAAGTCTGTAACTTCGCGGCGCCTTTCATTGATAGCGGCGAGCAATCGCCGCTATACTCAACGACTCCTGAATTAACAGTCTCATTCGACGAGGATTTTATGCGTCTACTTCATACCATGCTGCGCGTTGGCGATCTGCAACGCTCTATCGACTTTTACACCAAAGTACTGGGCATGAAACTGCTGCGTACCAGCGAAAACCCGGAGTACAAGTACTCTCTTGCGTTTGTCGGCTATGGCGATGAAAGCGACACGGCGGTTATCGAGCTGACCTACAACTGGGGAGTGGATAGCTACGAGTTAGGCACGGCCTATGGCCACATCGCGCTCAGCGTCGATAACGCCGCAGACGCCTGCGAGCGTATTCGCCATAACGGCGGCAATGTCACTCGCGAAGCCGGCCCGGTCAAAGGCGGCACCACGGTTATCGCTTTCGTTGAAGATCCGGACGGTTACAAAATCGAGCTGATCGAAGAGAAGCACGCAGGCAAAGGCCTGGGTCACTGATTTTCAGGTTGCGAACGCTAAACAAAGGTCGCCCGGTGCGGCCTTTACTGCAAGACTCCCCGAAATTTGCCATAATGCGCGCTGCATTTTCCCCGTATTAAGAGAATCTGATGTCAGACAACACGCAATTGCATGGCCTGTGCGACCGCTTTCGTGGCTTTTATCCGGTAGTTATCGATGTAGAAACCGCAGGATTTAACGCGAAGACCGATGCGTTACTGGAAATCGCCGCCGTTACCCTGAAGATGGATGAAGACGGCTGGTTATCCCCCGACGAAACGCTGCATTTCCATGTCGAACCGTTCGAGGGTGCCAACCTTCAGCCCGAAGCTTTGGCTTTCAACGGGATCGACCCGCATAATCCCCTGCGTGGTGCCGTCAGCGAATATGATGCCCTGCACGCCATTTTCAAAGCCGTGCGTAAAGGCATCAAAGACAGCGGCTGTAGCCGTGCGATTATGGTGGCGCATAACGCCACGTTCGATCACGGCTTTATGATGGCCGCGGCGGAGCGGGCAGCGTTGAAACGCAATCCGTTCCATCCGTTTGTCACCTTCGATACTGCTGCCCTGAGCGGCCTGGTTCTGGGGCAAACGGTGCTGGCAAAAGCCTGCATCGCCGCTGGCCAGAAATTTGACAGCTCGCAGGCGCACTCCGCTCTGTATGACACCGAGCAAACCGCCCTGCTGTTTTGCGAAATCGTCAACCGCTGGAAACGCCTGGGCGGCTGGCCTCTGCCATTGGCAGACGAACCGGAATCTGAAGCATAAAAAAAGCGACCTTCGAGGGTCGCTTTTTTAATGGCCGGCGAGATTACTCTGCGCCCGGCTCTTCAGATTTGTGCTTCTCTGCGGTCTCTTTGATCAGCGCCTGCAGCTCACCGCGCTGGTACATCTCAATAATGATATCGCAGCCGCCGACCAGCTCACCGTCTACCCACAGCTGCGGGAACGTTGGCCAGTTAGCGTATTTTGGCAGCTCTGCGCGAATATCCGGGTTCTGCAGGATATCCACATAGGCGAAACGCTCGCCGCAGGCAGACAGCGCCTGAACGGCCTGAGCGGAAAAGCCGCAGCTCGGCAGCTTGGGGGAACCTTTCATATAAAGAAGAATCGGGTTCTCAGCGATCTGGCGTTCAATTTTTTCAATAGTGCTCATTGTCTTGCTTCCTCAAACCTTGATACGGCAATAGCCTGCCATTGTAGCCAGTTGCACCCCGGCCAGAAAACACCATTTTTAGCAGGGTTTTTCTCGAGTGCCGGCGCTATGCAAACATGCTTTAAGAATAACACTTTTACGGCGAGGGAAAATGAGCAATTTGCCCCATTCACCGTCGATTAAACAGCGGATAACTCGCAGTAATGGCTAATTTTTTAGCGTTAGCTTCCACTTTTCACCGTTAAATAGTATTTACCTATTAACATTATCGGCTTTTATGGATTAGAATCGTCGGGTTTCGCAAAAATCATACGCAGGCATGATCGCTAGCATCGTGCTTTCATTTATCAGGGGATTGACGAGTGGCGCGGATAAATAAAATCTCTATCACGCTATGTGCTCTGCTATTTTCTTTGCCCTATACACCTTTGACGCAGGCGTCTGAGCACGTCCGCCATCCCGTTGCGCAGAAAAGTCATCCGACGAAAACCGCCAGTAAAAGCAGCAAGGGCAAAGAGAAAGCAAAGGTCAGCACAGCCTCCACAAAGAAGTCCGGTAAAAAAGAAGCCTCACCGGCAAAAGCCAAAGTTGCAAAACACAACGCCTCCGGCAAAAGCAGCACCCTCGCTAAAACCAGCAGCAAAAAAACCACCCACAAGTTAGCCGCACAGCCAGCCGCCGCCACCTACACTGAAAAATGCACCCACCGTAAAGGGCATAAAAAGCAGTGCGTGAAGGTTAAGTCTGAAAAGAACCTGACCATCGCCCAGGCGCACAAAGTCAGAGTGCAGAAAGCGCAAAAAACGGCGATGAACAAGCTGATGGGGCAAATTGGTAAACCGTACCGCTGGGGTGGCACCTCTCCACGTACCGGTTTCGACTGCAGCGGGCTGATTTATTACGCCTACAAGGATCTAGTGAATATCCGTATCCCTCGCACTGCCAAC
This region of Cedecea lapagei genomic DNA includes:
- a CDS encoding FUSC family protein; amino-acid sequence: MNLTFLEWRNTPWGKATGGQWRYALRNAIAMGMALAIAYGLDLDEPYWAMTSAAVVSFPTVGGVISKSLGRIAGSFIGAAASLIIAGNALNDPWLFTFAMASWLALCTWASSHFQNNVAYAFMLAGYTAAIIAFPMVNTVESTQLWDIAQARVCEVVVGILCGAFMMMVLPSTSDGSALVTALKNMHGRLLEHASLLWQPETTDAIRTAHEGIIGQILTMNLLRIQAFWSHYRFRRQNSLLNYLLHQQLRLTSVISSLRRMLLNWPDAPANIWSVLDSLLRELAKPDADKYSVARLLQQLAPTSQDDYRHQAFWHRLRYFCWLYLNSSRWLKELENATPVSVITPPQAPPLARHTDSAEALWSALRTFATITLTGAWCIGTQWESGGGALSLAAISCVLYSSVASPLGSVTLLMRTLLWLSVFSFLVKFGLMIQVTQLWQFLLFLLPLLLTMQLMKLQQAKRAALWGQLIVFMGSFLAVSNPPVYDFAGFINDNLAKVLGVGISWLAFSVLRPSSDTRRSRRHIRALRRGFIDQLSRKPQHSESQFESLVYHHISQLSNSKEEAARRWLLRWGVVLLNCSHVVWQLRGWETRSDPLSIVRDVCLHTLRDVMSERGVLQRPLAESLKELQRICDTLAHHHDPAARELAGIIWRLYCSLSQLEQAPPAGTLADGQ
- a CDS encoding C40 family peptidase; the protein is MARINKISITLCALLFSLPYTPLTQASEHVRHPVAQKSHPTKTASKSSKGKEKAKVSTASTKKSGKKEASPAKAKVAKHNASGKSSTLAKTSSKKTTHKLAAQPAAATYTEKCTHRKGHKKQCVKVKSEKNLTIAQAHKVRVQKAQKTAMNKLMGQIGKPYRWGGTSPRTGFDCSGLIYYAYKDLVNIRIPRTANEMYHLRDASSVDRSELESGDLVFFRTQGRGTADHVGVYVGNGKFIQSPRSGRDIQITSLSEDYWQRHYVGARRVMTPKTIR
- the nemA gene encoding alkene reductase; this encodes MSADKLFTPLKVGAITVPNRIFMAPLTRLRSIEPGDIPTPLMGEYYRQRASAGLIISEATQISAQAKGYAGAPGLHSEEQIAAWKKITAGVHAEQGHMAVQLWHTGRISHFTIQPGQQAPVAPSALSAGTRTSLRDENGNAVREDTSMPRALELSEIPGIVDDFRKAIGNARDAGFDLVELHSAHGYLLHQFLSPSSNHRTDEYGGSRENRARLVLEVVDAGIKEWGADRIGIRVSPIGSFQNVDNGPNEESDALYLIEELGKRGIAYLHMSEPDWAGGEPYTEAFREKVRERFSGVIIGAGAYTPEKAEDLIGKGLIDAVAFGRSFISNPDLVARLHKNAELNPQRPETFYGGGAEGYTDYPSL
- a CDS encoding DUF1289 domain-containing protein; this translates as MSEQLEFFPIQSPCRGICQSDERGFCRGCMRSRDERFQWQQMSDAQKQDVLRLCRQRLLRKLRANKPNSPEEPEQPSLF
- a CDS encoding aldo/keto reductase → MVQRITIAPQGPEFSRLVMGYWRLMEWNMSPRELASFIEEHVELGITTADHADIYGGYACEAAFGEAMRLVPHLRSKMEIVTKCGIATTAKPENALGHYITDRDYIISSAESSLKKLSTDYLDLLLIHRPDPLMDADEVAEAFTALHHSGKVRHFGVSNFTPAQFSLLQSRLPFTLATNQVELSPVHQPLLLDGTLDQLQQLRIRPMAWSCLGGGRLFNDDEFQPLRAELQKVAEELGADTIEQVVYAWVMRLPSSPLPIIGSGKIERVRSAIHSLSLEMTRQQWFRIRKAALGYDVP
- the gloA gene encoding lactoylglutathione lyase — its product is MRLLHTMLRVGDLQRSIDFYTKVLGMKLLRTSENPEYKYSLAFVGYGDESDTAVIELTYNWGVDSYELGTAYGHIALSVDNAADACERIRHNGGNVTREAGPVKGGTTVIAFVEDPDGYKIELIEEKHAGKGLGH
- a CDS encoding TetR/AcrR family transcriptional regulator, which produces MNRHPEHDTREHLLATGERLCLARGFTGMGLSELLRTAEVPKGSFYHYFRSKEAFGVAMLERYYQASNLRVVDHFSHGEGNFRQRLLKWYQDMLSYFCQSGNLSNCLIVKLSAEVCDLSEDMRGALNHGGTQLVALLADVLEKGRSEKSLHFDGEALDQAMVLYSLWLGASLQAKISRSALPLESALAHVRTLMAEPVA
- the rnt gene encoding ribonuclease T, with the translated sequence MSDNTQLHGLCDRFRGFYPVVIDVETAGFNAKTDALLEIAAVTLKMDEDGWLSPDETLHFHVEPFEGANLQPEALAFNGIDPHNPLRGAVSEYDALHAIFKAVRKGIKDSGCSRAIMVAHNATFDHGFMMAAAERAALKRNPFHPFVTFDTAALSGLVLGQTVLAKACIAAGQKFDSSQAHSALYDTEQTALLFCEIVNRWKRLGGWPLPLADEPESEA
- a CDS encoding Grx4 family monothiol glutaredoxin — its product is MSTIEKIERQIAENPILLYMKGSPKLPSCGFSAQAVQALSACGERFAYVDILQNPDIRAELPKYANWPTFPQLWVDGELVGGCDIIIEMYQRGELQALIKETAEKHKSEEPGAE
- the eptA gene encoding phosphoethanolamine transferase EptA produces the protein MNFLKKLQCNDAQYNLCCAFFFTLINALFIHRSWKLIAPASLHSWLFAASVPVVLFCAWLTIFSVVNLPWLRKPALVLLVIGCAASNYFMFTYGAVIDKNMMVNVFETNSQEAAALVTPQLVSWLALAGIVPALLLVLVKVQPARWWHTVLTRLVSILAGLLVIILIAALFYKDYASLFRNNKGVVKMVTPANYISALSRYSKERWFAGDQMLIKIGEDAQKGAVIRQQPKKTLVVLVVGEASRAENYSLGGYGRETNPQLKKQGVIYFHNASSCGTETAVSVPCMFSDMPRKSYDADLARHQEGLLDVLAHAGVNVLWRDNDGGCKGACDRVPHTDMTQWKLDVYCKDGACIDDVLLHRLDNVMEGLRQDTVIVLHLMGSHGPAYYQRYPDTFRRFTPTCDSNQIQDCSREALVNTYDNTLLHTDDVLSRTIDKLKQHQDKLNTALIYLADHGESLGESGIYLHGTPYMLAPSQQTHIPLLFWLSQDYRQNFALDSDCLAHKAASDPVSQDNLFSTLLGMMNIRSQVYQRDMDILANCRKE